From a region of the Paenibacillus sp. R14(2021) genome:
- the mtrB gene encoding trp RNA-binding attenuation protein MtrB, with product MTDLNGEYIVVKAKAQGVQVIGLTRGQDTKFHHTEKLDKGEVLICQFTDHTSAIKIRGKATVITKYGTVDTEDER from the coding sequence ATGACGGACTTGAATGGCGAATATATTGTGGTGAAAGCGAAAGCACAGGGCGTACAGGTGATTGGCCTGACTCGCGGGCAGGATACGAAATTTCATCACACGGAGAAGCTCGACAAGGGCGAAGTGCTCATCTGCCAGTTCACGGACCATACATCTGCTATAAAAATTCGCGGCAAAGCTACGGTAATAACCAAGTACGGCACCGTCGATACAGAAGATGAACGTTAG
- a CDS encoding HU family DNA-binding protein, with the protein MNKTELIAKVAELTDLSKKDASKAVDAVFDAISDSLQGGDKVQLVGFGNFEVKSREARKGRNPQTGEEIDIPASKIPSFKAGKSLKDLVSK; encoded by the coding sequence ATGAACAAAACGGAACTGATTGCGAAAGTAGCCGAATTGACTGACCTTTCCAAGAAAGATGCTTCCAAAGCGGTTGATGCCGTATTTGATGCCATCTCCGACTCGCTGCAAGGCGGGGATAAAGTACAATTGGTAGGCTTCGGAAACTTCGAGGTGAAAAGCCGCGAAGCGCGTAAAGGCCGCAACCCGCAAACGGGTGAAGAGATCGACATTCCAGCGAGCAAAATCCCGTCTTTCAAAGCGGGTAAATCTCTTAAAGATCTAGTCTCCAAATAA
- the spoIVA gene encoding stage IV sporulation protein A, with translation MEKVDIFKDIAERTGGDIYLGVVGAVRTGKSTFIKRFMETVVLPNITNDADRVRAIDELPQSAAGKTIMTTEPKFVPNQAVQLRVAEGLDVNIRLVDCVGYAVVGAKGYEDENGPRMITTPWFEEPIPFQEAAEIGTRKVIQEHSTLGVVVTTDGTIAEIPRSSYVEAEERVVNELKEVGKPFVLIVNSTRPKSDEALQLRSELQAKYDIPVITLSVASMGEEEVMSVLREVLYEFPVHEVNVNLPSWVMVLNDNHWLRSNYENSVRDTVKDIRRLRDVDRVVSQFMEYEFIARAGLSGMNMGQGVAEIDLYAPDELYDQILMEVVGVEIRGKDHLLQLMQDFAHAKREYDRFAEALEMVKTTGYGIAAPSLAEMALDEPELIRQGSRFGVRLKATAPSIHMIRVDVESEFAPIIGTEKQSEELVRYLMQDFENDPIKIWESDIFGRSLHSIVREGIQGKIAMMPDNARYKLQETLGRIINEGSGGLIAIIL, from the coding sequence GTGGAGAAAGTTGACATTTTCAAGGACATTGCCGAACGAACCGGCGGGGATATTTACCTCGGTGTCGTTGGTGCGGTCCGCACAGGCAAATCAACCTTCATCAAGCGGTTCATGGAGACGGTTGTGCTGCCCAACATCACGAATGACGCCGATCGGGTTAGAGCTATCGACGAGCTGCCGCAGAGCGCAGCAGGCAAAACGATTATGACGACCGAACCAAAATTTGTGCCGAATCAAGCCGTGCAGCTGCGAGTGGCCGAGGGACTTGACGTGAACATCAGGCTCGTCGATTGTGTCGGGTACGCCGTTGTTGGCGCGAAAGGCTACGAAGACGAGAACGGCCCGCGCATGATCACAACACCTTGGTTCGAAGAGCCGATTCCGTTCCAGGAAGCTGCCGAGATCGGCACGCGTAAAGTCATTCAAGAGCATTCCACGCTGGGCGTCGTCGTGACGACGGACGGTACGATTGCCGAAATCCCCCGCAGCTCCTACGTAGAAGCCGAAGAACGCGTCGTGAACGAGCTGAAGGAAGTCGGCAAGCCGTTTGTCCTGATTGTCAACTCCACGCGTCCGAAGAGCGACGAGGCGCTTCAACTGCGCAGCGAGCTGCAAGCGAAATACGATATTCCGGTTATCACGCTCAGCGTCGCATCGATGGGCGAGGAAGAAGTAATGTCCGTTCTGCGCGAGGTGCTCTACGAGTTCCCTGTGCATGAAGTGAACGTGAATCTACCAAGCTGGGTCATGGTGCTGAACGACAATCACTGGCTGCGCAGCAACTACGAAAATTCCGTGCGCGATACGGTTAAGGACATTCGCCGTCTGCGCGACGTCGACCGCGTTGTGTCGCAGTTCATGGAATACGAGTTCATTGCAAGGGCCGGTCTCAGCGGCATGAACATGGGGCAGGGCGTCGCGGAAATCGATCTGTATGCGCCTGACGAACTCTATGATCAAATCTTGATGGAAGTCGTCGGCGTTGAGATTCGCGGGAAAGACCATCTGCTCCAATTGATGCAGGACTTCGCCCATGCAAAACGGGAATATGATCGATTCGCGGAAGCGCTGGAGATGGTCAAGACGACCGGTTACGGAATCGCGGCTCCTTCGCTTGCAGAGATGGCGCTCGACGAGCCGGAGCTGATCCGTCAAGGCTCGAGGTTCGGCGTCCGACTGAAGGCGACAGCTCCTTCGATCCATATGATCCGCGTCGACGTGGAGTCCGAATTTGCGCCGATCATCGGCACGGAGAAGCAAAGCGAAGAGCTCGTCCGCTATCTCATGCAGGATTTCGAGAACGATCCCATCAAGATCTGGGAATCGGACATTTTCGGACGCTCGCTCCATTCCATCGTGAGGGAAGGCATACAAGGCAAAATCGCCATGATGCCGGATAATGCGCGCTACAAGCTGCAGGAAACACTTGGAAGAATCATCAACGAAGGCTCCGGCGGCCTCATTGCCATAATCCTCTAA
- a CDS encoding 2Fe-2S iron-sulfur cluster-binding protein has protein sequence MNVEITFLPSGRSAVVRAGTTVLDAARRAGVPIRTRCDGKAACLMCKVTMPHSSSGLSPLNDNERRKLAGLDRSGTRLACQARVFGRAVVEVPEDPLRAAVRRQMMRQAEDDELW, from the coding sequence GTGAATGTGGAAATCACGTTCCTTCCTTCCGGGCGCAGCGCAGTGGTTCGTGCCGGAACGACCGTCCTGGATGCCGCGAGGCGGGCTGGCGTGCCGATACGAACACGATGTGATGGTAAAGCAGCATGTCTCATGTGCAAGGTGACGATGCCTCACAGTTCCTCGGGGCTGTCTCCGCTAAATGACAATGAGCGCCGCAAGCTGGCGGGACTTGACCGTTCAGGGACAAGACTCGCTTGTCAAGCAAGAGTGTTTGGCCGCGCCGTCGTTGAGGTTCCGGAAGATCCGCTGCGTGCAGCTGTCAGAAGACAGATGATGCGCCAAGCGGAAGACGATGAATTATGGTAG